A window of Pirellula sp. SH-Sr6A contains these coding sequences:
- a CDS encoding DUF2924 domain-containing protein: protein MNIDREVALMKLMSVGELRKKYCEVFKEPTNARNKVWLIKRIAWRMQANIEGDLSERARRRAMEIANDADIRMMPPRERKPREFVQQPNTVVVNVDSKPTRSLSVGQSLQRIYKGQNIVVVVRGDGFEWQGQKYKSLTAVAKAVTGKHWNGFNFFRVDGGKA, encoded by the coding sequence ATGAACATCGATCGGGAAGTCGCACTCATGAAGCTCATGAGCGTGGGTGAGCTTCGCAAGAAATATTGCGAAGTCTTCAAAGAGCCAACCAATGCGCGAAATAAGGTTTGGCTCATCAAACGGATCGCTTGGCGTATGCAGGCGAATATCGAAGGAGATCTCTCCGAACGAGCGAGGCGTCGGGCCATGGAGATTGCAAACGACGCGGACATACGCATGATGCCACCACGCGAACGGAAGCCGCGTGAGTTTGTCCAGCAGCCGAATACGGTTGTCGTGAATGTTGATTCCAAGCCGACTCGTAGTCTGTCGGTAGGCCAGTCCCTCCAGCGGATTTACAAAGGGCAGAACATTGTTGTGGTCGTCCGAGGCGATGGCTTCGAATGGCAAGGGCAGAAGTACAAGTCTCTTACCGCCGTTGCCAAGGCCGTGACTGGTAAACACTGGAACGGCTTCAACTTCTTTCGCGTTGATGGGGGCAAAGCCTAA
- a CDS encoding MerR family transcriptional regulator → MKNLSEYVKTAEAAQILGVAQNTLRKWAEQGDIPVHRNPANGYRLFKREDLMRFLKKIDQSSKSGS, encoded by the coding sequence ATGAAAAATCTGAGCGAATACGTGAAAACTGCAGAGGCGGCCCAGATACTTGGTGTCGCACAAAACACGCTCCGAAAATGGGCTGAGCAGGGAGATATCCCTGTGCACCGGAATCCAGCAAACGGATACAGGCTCTTCAAACGCGAGGACTTGATGCGATTCTTGAAGAAGATCGACCAGTCATCGAAGTCCGGGAGCTGA
- a CDS encoding RusA family crossover junction endodeoxyribonuclease: protein MVTELTLPYPPSINHYFSYYQGRPVLSKDARTYRHQVRRMAIAAGIKPLMGPLAIRIDITPPDDRRRDADNVQKSVLDALQHAGAFWDDSQVVWLLSIKHEAQKSGTIRVQLSDETSQSLSPSMEIA, encoded by the coding sequence ATGGTTACCGAGCTCACACTCCCTTACCCACCGTCGATAAATCATTACTTCAGCTACTACCAAGGACGTCCCGTGCTTTCAAAGGATGCGAGGACCTATCGTCATCAGGTTCGACGAATGGCGATCGCCGCTGGTATCAAACCTTTGATGGGACCGCTAGCGATTCGTATCGACATAACCCCGCCGGATGATCGTCGGCGCGACGCAGATAACGTACAAAAATCTGTACTCGATGCGTTACAACATGCCGGCGCTTTCTGGGATGACTCGCAAGTTGTCTGGTTACTCTCGATCAAGCACGAAGCGCAGAAGAGCGGCACAATCAGGGTTCAACTCAGCGATGAGACGTCGCAATCGCTTTCTCCCAGCATGGAGATCGCCTAG
- a CDS encoding DUF669 domain-containing protein, with protein MSDYEEYEPNNPSVDLSSFDEEFETAEAPEYDEVPDGKYQARIESVKLESSQKGDPMIKFDLEVMSGSQAGRHIFKNSVITQASIPYVKGDLKTLGIELSKFSELSGRLEELLDVTLEVTKRTRGDYTNVYFNRRIRLAAASSGEVPSSGDIPF; from the coding sequence ATGAGCGATTACGAAGAATACGAACCCAACAATCCCTCGGTCGATTTGTCGTCGTTCGATGAAGAGTTCGAAACTGCGGAGGCACCGGAGTACGACGAAGTCCCCGATGGCAAGTATCAAGCTCGCATCGAGTCGGTGAAGCTTGAGTCAAGTCAGAAGGGCGATCCGATGATTAAGTTCGATTTGGAAGTGATGTCTGGCTCCCAGGCCGGCCGCCACATCTTCAAGAACTCGGTCATCACCCAAGCGTCGATTCCCTATGTAAAGGGAGACCTAAAAACGCTGGGGATCGAACTTTCCAAATTCAGCGAATTGTCTGGGCGACTCGAAGAACTGCTCGATGTGACCTTGGAAGTCACGAAGCGGACTCGTGGTGACTACACCAACGTCTACTTCAATCGACGCATTCGTCTTGCTGCGGCATCAAGCGGTGAAGTCCCATCATCAGGGGATATACCGTTCTGA
- a CDS encoding PD-(D/E)XK nuclease family protein translates to MSQVIAPSAANDKTLLTYSALNTFRNCPRKYKNRYLDKLRPRERAEALSFGSVIHTAIELWYRSQNAESRLRDVLTYIDDAFEDRLADSNQMVQWHLATAMIRGYAERYAIEEFEIVEVEKEFVGEIRNPDTGRQSQTFRIAGKVDGIVHCHDGLYLIEHKTASTVDSSYLDKLWTDTQIALYCHYLRELGYPIVGVIYNVLLKSRLKQGKGETQEEYEARKAELAAKNKSGKSTAKRQMPETDDEFQVRLTEWYSRPEAFHREFIYLSEDRLAMLQDEVWEITQQYLDARRRGKWLLNTSNCFSYQRPCEYLAYCQSGFNPNVADNLYEIALPNEELSRVDSEAPPF, encoded by the coding sequence ATGTCTCAAGTTATTGCGCCATCCGCTGCGAACGACAAGACGCTACTGACCTATTCAGCGCTGAATACGTTTCGCAATTGTCCAAGAAAGTATAAGAACCGCTATCTCGATAAATTGCGACCGCGTGAGCGTGCAGAGGCGTTGTCGTTCGGGAGCGTTATCCATACGGCGATCGAGCTTTGGTATCGGTCGCAAAATGCGGAATCGCGGCTACGCGATGTGCTCACGTACATTGATGATGCTTTTGAAGATCGCCTCGCTGATTCGAACCAGATGGTTCAGTGGCATCTAGCAACGGCGATGATCCGTGGCTACGCCGAACGCTATGCAATCGAAGAGTTCGAGATTGTCGAAGTGGAAAAGGAGTTCGTCGGCGAGATCCGCAACCCTGATACGGGTCGGCAAAGTCAAACATTCCGTATCGCTGGCAAGGTTGATGGCATCGTTCATTGCCACGATGGTTTGTACCTGATTGAGCATAAAACGGCATCCACGGTTGATTCGAGCTATCTCGATAAACTGTGGACCGACACTCAAATCGCCTTGTACTGCCATTACCTACGAGAGTTGGGCTATCCGATCGTGGGCGTCATCTACAACGTGTTGCTCAAGAGTCGGCTCAAGCAAGGGAAAGGCGAAACGCAGGAAGAGTACGAGGCTCGCAAAGCCGAATTGGCAGCCAAGAACAAGAGCGGCAAGTCAACCGCCAAGCGGCAGATGCCTGAGACCGACGATGAGTTCCAAGTCCGGCTAACGGAATGGTATTCCCGTCCCGAGGCCTTCCATCGCGAGTTCATTTATCTCTCCGAAGACCGTCTCGCCATGTTGCAAGACGAGGTCTGGGAGATCACGCAGCAATACCTCGATGCCCGCCGACGTGGCAAATGGCTGCTGAATACCTCGAACTGTTTCTCGTACCAACGACCCTGCGAGTACTTAGCGTATTGCCAGTCGGGATTCAATCCAAACGTCGCTGACAACCTGTACGAGATCGCTCTCCCTAACGAAGAGCTATCTCGTGTTGATTCTGAAGCACCCCCGTTCTGA
- the tcmP gene encoding three-Cys-motif partner protein TcmP: protein MSEHIFGGEWTVEKLERVRKYLTAYTTIMRTNVRARYFTTYFVDAFAGTGDRLDSNIAGISETPLLDVESDPDFVELQKGSSRIALEVEPGFDRYLFIEHSKKRIAELEKLKALYPGRASNVLIEHGDANTVLTNWCRQTNWQSHRAVVFLDPYGMQVNWSTIEAIAATKAIDLWILFPIGQAVNRLLVNRKPPPENWANALTRTFGEDAWRHRFYKKSVQPSLFGDEELETKTADFADIEAYFLERLSSVFESVAKNPLLLFNSRGTPIYLLCFAVGNEKGAPTAVRMAQDILRP, encoded by the coding sequence ATGAGTGAGCATATATTTGGTGGAGAATGGACTGTTGAAAAGCTTGAGCGTGTCCGCAAGTATCTCACCGCGTACACGACGATTATGCGTACCAACGTGCGAGCCAGATACTTCACCACCTACTTCGTCGACGCTTTTGCTGGAACCGGCGATCGACTGGACTCAAACATCGCGGGCATCAGCGAAACTCCTTTGCTTGATGTCGAATCCGATCCTGATTTCGTAGAACTACAAAAGGGAAGTTCGCGAATTGCTCTGGAAGTCGAGCCGGGATTCGATCGTTATCTGTTCATCGAGCATAGCAAGAAACGCATCGCTGAGCTGGAAAAGTTAAAGGCTCTTTATCCCGGCCGTGCGAGCAACGTACTCATCGAACACGGGGACGCCAACACGGTTCTAACGAACTGGTGCCGACAAACAAACTGGCAGAGTCATCGCGCGGTTGTGTTCCTGGATCCATACGGTATGCAGGTCAATTGGTCAACGATCGAGGCGATTGCGGCAACCAAGGCAATCGACCTGTGGATTCTTTTTCCAATCGGCCAGGCAGTAAACCGTTTACTTGTCAACCGAAAGCCACCACCAGAAAACTGGGCCAATGCCCTTACGAGAACTTTCGGTGAAGATGCGTGGCGACACAGGTTCTACAAGAAGTCCGTTCAGCCATCTCTATTCGGAGATGAGGAACTCGAAACAAAGACCGCTGACTTTGCGGATATTGAAGCCTACTTTCTAGAGCGACTGAGCTCGGTTTTTGAGAGCGTAGCCAAGAACCCCTTGTTGCTGTTCAATTCTCGTGGCACACCCATCTACCTGCTTTGTTTTGCCGTGGGCAATGAAAAAGGCGCACCGACTGCCGTTCGGATGGCACAAGACATTCTTCGCCCTTAG
- a CDS encoding recombinase family protein, which produces MSNKHSAKPEARKTCRCAIYTRKSTEEGLEQEFNSLDAQREAGELYVKSQKHEGWECLETKYDDGGFTGANMDRPGLRRLLADIAAGKIDCVVVYKVDRLSRSLLDFAKIIEVFDRHQVTFVSVTQSFNTASSMGRLTLNVLLSFAQFERDMISERTRDKMRAARRKGRWIGGKPILGYNVVNTKLVVDPLESLQVQEIFKLYLEMKSTLQVARVLNQRGWRIKEWTTKKGRTIGGGEFNKNKVTAILTNATYIGMIEYEGQLHPGLQDAIIKRDLFDRVQEILKLNSRMKKDLMRCKHNALLQGLLRCAACNCGMSHSYTKKGSTLYRYYICHKAQKQGWASCPSPSLPAAEIENFVIDQIRSVGQDPGVVRDTLAQSRVQTQTTVERLKKEKNALERAILGHYERLNQAIADGANESAVADIQDQIREKEQRVSEVVDEMTSVSSLMIDESDVRESLGRFQEVWAALSPAEKAKAIRQIVDSIQYDGHSKELSISYHPIGIRTFSQEQQSKVGAGTC; this is translated from the coding sequence ATGTCGAACAAACATTCTGCAAAACCCGAAGCGAGGAAGACCTGTCGCTGTGCCATCTACACTCGCAAATCGACCGAAGAGGGATTGGAGCAAGAGTTCAATTCCCTGGATGCGCAGCGAGAAGCTGGCGAGCTCTACGTCAAGAGCCAGAAGCATGAAGGCTGGGAATGCCTCGAGACCAAGTACGACGACGGTGGATTCACCGGTGCAAATATGGATCGCCCGGGTCTTCGACGGTTACTGGCTGACATCGCTGCCGGCAAGATCGACTGCGTTGTCGTCTATAAGGTCGACCGTCTCAGTCGAAGTCTGCTTGATTTCGCGAAAATCATCGAGGTCTTCGACCGTCATCAAGTCACGTTTGTGAGTGTAACACAGTCATTCAATACCGCCTCTTCAATGGGCCGATTGACGCTCAATGTTCTTTTGTCATTTGCTCAATTCGAACGCGATATGATCAGCGAGCGAACACGCGACAAGATGCGGGCAGCTCGGCGCAAGGGGCGTTGGATTGGAGGCAAGCCGATCCTTGGCTACAACGTTGTCAACACGAAGCTGGTCGTTGATCCTCTCGAATCGCTACAAGTTCAAGAGATCTTCAAATTGTACTTAGAAATGAAATCGACTCTGCAGGTTGCACGGGTGTTGAACCAACGTGGTTGGCGAATCAAAGAGTGGACCACCAAGAAGGGTAGGACGATCGGTGGCGGTGAGTTCAACAAGAACAAGGTCACAGCCATCCTGACCAACGCGACTTACATCGGTATGATCGAGTACGAGGGCCAGCTCCATCCTGGCCTCCAAGATGCCATCATCAAGCGAGATTTATTCGACCGAGTCCAGGAGATCCTAAAGCTGAACAGCCGCATGAAGAAAGACCTCATGCGATGCAAGCACAATGCTTTGCTGCAGGGACTACTTCGCTGCGCTGCCTGCAATTGTGGGATGAGCCATTCGTACACAAAGAAAGGCTCGACTCTTTATCGCTACTACATTTGTCACAAAGCGCAAAAGCAAGGCTGGGCAAGTTGCCCATCACCATCGCTTCCAGCTGCTGAGATCGAAAATTTCGTGATTGACCAAATACGAAGCGTTGGTCAAGACCCTGGCGTTGTTCGCGATACGTTGGCCCAGAGTCGCGTCCAAACTCAGACGACCGTAGAACGACTCAAGAAAGAAAAGAACGCGTTGGAACGGGCAATCCTTGGCCACTATGAGCGACTGAACCAAGCGATCGCGGACGGTGCCAACGAGTCGGCGGTTGCCGATATCCAAGACCAGATTCGCGAGAAGGAACAACGGGTATCCGAGGTCGTTGACGAGATGACCTCCGTATCCAGCCTGATGATCGATGAGTCGGACGTCCGCGAGTCGCTCGGTCGGTTCCAAGAAGTCTGGGCAGCGTTGTCTCCTGCCGAGAAAGCCAAAGCCATCCGCCAGATCGTCGATTCGATTCAGTACGACGGTCATAGCAAAGAGCTGTCCATCTCCTACCACCCGATCGGGATCAGAACATTCAGTCAAGAACAGCAAAGTAAAGTGGGAGCAGGCACATGCTAA
- a CDS encoding helix-turn-helix domain-containing protein has translation MSQSFDVINDKFTRGIIRRKAMQIVKRAGFSEQDLESIEHALLTKVIEAMPSFDPQIAHRNVFVTTVVERQTSTLIRDGASLFKGQSQIQSLNVPVPIPGESPIDLQYTLDESICDARLQIDRKPVNELKDLASDLAIAISRLPEQWQQMLELRKTHSLPRVAELMGVPRSTLRCWIRQIADQFEAEGLREYIA, from the coding sequence ATGTCCCAGTCATTTGATGTTATCAACGACAAGTTCACCCGCGGCATCATTCGCCGCAAAGCAATGCAGATCGTGAAGAGGGCTGGCTTTTCAGAGCAGGATCTAGAATCGATCGAGCACGCTCTTCTGACAAAGGTCATAGAGGCAATGCCCTCATTTGACCCGCAGATCGCTCACCGAAACGTTTTTGTTACCACCGTCGTTGAACGACAAACCAGCACACTGATCAGGGACGGTGCGTCTCTGTTCAAAGGCCAGAGTCAAATCCAGTCATTGAATGTGCCTGTACCCATTCCCGGTGAGAGTCCCATCGATTTGCAGTACACGCTCGATGAGTCGATCTGTGACGCCAGGTTGCAAATCGACCGCAAGCCGGTCAACGAATTGAAAGACTTGGCTTCCGATCTTGCCATCGCGATTTCTCGACTGCCTGAACAATGGCAACAGATGCTTGAATTGCGAAAAACACACTCCCTACCTCGGGTGGCGGAACTCATGGGCGTCCCAAGGTCGACCCTTCGATGCTGGATCCGGCAGATCGCCGATCAATTCGAGGCAGAAGGACTCCGCGAGTACATCGCCTGA
- a CDS encoding DUF5131 family protein: MMSVNSKIEWTDTTWNPVRGCTKISAGCKHCYAETFAERFRGVPGNPFEFGFDLRLVPHKLPEPFHWTKPQMVFVNSMSDLFHEDVPDDYIVQVAQVMATANWHIYQVLTKRAERLRDLLKTKLSFAAKLEHIWWGTSVENKKSGVPRIQQLRDAKAEMNFLSIEPLLEDLGPLNLKGMQWVIVGGESGNGARPMRVEWVTSIRAQCEKQNIPFFFKQWGGVRKSRHGRELDGRTYDEYPTVIRQPFPQLAVRRELEASLNLPRDTRLTVAAIA; this comes from the coding sequence ATGATGAGCGTGAACTCCAAAATCGAGTGGACAGACACTACGTGGAATCCAGTGCGCGGTTGCACGAAGATAAGCGCTGGCTGCAAGCACTGTTATGCGGAAACTTTTGCAGAACGCTTTCGCGGAGTCCCCGGCAATCCGTTTGAGTTCGGGTTCGACCTTCGCCTCGTACCACACAAATTGCCAGAGCCTTTTCATTGGACGAAGCCACAGATGGTCTTCGTGAATTCGATGAGCGATCTGTTTCATGAAGATGTCCCAGACGACTATATAGTCCAAGTTGCTCAAGTGATGGCAACGGCCAACTGGCATATCTACCAAGTGTTGACCAAACGAGCTGAACGCTTGCGAGATTTGTTGAAAACCAAGCTGAGCTTCGCAGCCAAACTGGAACACATTTGGTGGGGCACAAGCGTCGAAAACAAGAAGTCGGGCGTACCAAGAATTCAGCAATTGCGTGATGCAAAAGCAGAGATGAATTTCCTTTCCATTGAGCCGCTACTTGAAGACTTGGGCCCGCTCAATCTCAAAGGCATGCAGTGGGTAATTGTGGGTGGCGAGAGCGGGAACGGAGCTAGGCCAATGCGAGTCGAGTGGGTCACTTCGATCCGAGCGCAATGCGAGAAACAGAACATTCCGTTCTTTTTCAAGCAGTGGGGAGGCGTAAGAAAGTCTCGACATGGGCGTGAGCTGGATGGCAGAACCTATGATGAATACCCGACAGTGATACGTCAGCCATTCCCACAGCTAGCAGTTCGTCGTGAATTAGAGGCAAGCTTAAACTTGCCACGAGACACTCGCTTGACGGTCGCAGCAATCGCCTAA
- a CDS encoding AAA family ATPase, translating to MTLTLPTAKTRPTTDLAKQSILLYGVPKLGKCLAGNTVLYDPTSGQPVTLADLVTSKEGTVLSMGMAGIIKSADPTDYIDNGEAMLFRITTQSGRTIDATAEHPFLTREGWAPLSVLKENDKIGVVAEYSSLFGTVRTEPEFLKVLAYLLADGSLGGTSPVFTKVDEEVREDFKQAVESIGDEFLEFVNDQGIPQVRVKGGRIGRNNVLRFIREHGIDGLRSGDKFIPDFVFGLQRERMALFLNRLFSCDGSVEKKKVSYSSKSIRMVRQVQHLLLRFGIVSLMRDRFIDGELYGAELYIAAKEDILRFLDDIGVFGEKQIAAEQLRQGLYSIRAASTQLDRQGNILFDRIKSIVPLGTGRIYDLTIPDTHNFVANDFVVHNSSFASQFPEAMFFECEPGLNHLEVFKVPTYSWETFLEACKLIAKGDHNFKTLVIDTVDNAFKMCSDYVCAKHGIEYEGDMGHGKGWALVKNEWHRVLTRLASLPYGLILISHAVDKTIETRTGEYTKTTPSLPDRARNVVLGLVDIILYGDSVSRKDAAGNLVVDRVLRTKPHPTYEAGDRTGRLPEMLPLSYAAFNSAFSGNTSNSTAQSPAPGKGSAASSSNPGSTPAGKAVK from the coding sequence ATGACACTGACTCTACCAACAGCCAAGACCAGGCCGACCACCGACTTGGCAAAGCAGTCGATCTTGCTCTATGGCGTTCCAAAACTAGGCAAGTGTCTCGCTGGCAATACAGTCCTATATGACCCAACTTCTGGGCAGCCAGTTACCTTGGCAGACCTTGTGACCAGCAAGGAAGGCACAGTCTTATCGATGGGGATGGCCGGCATCATCAAGTCAGCTGATCCAACCGACTACATCGACAACGGCGAAGCCATGTTGTTTCGGATCACGACGCAGTCAGGCCGCACTATCGATGCGACTGCTGAGCATCCCTTCTTAACCCGCGAAGGATGGGCACCGCTAAGCGTATTGAAAGAGAATGACAAAATCGGTGTCGTCGCTGAGTATTCGTCACTGTTCGGTACAGTCCGGACAGAACCCGAATTTCTCAAAGTCCTGGCTTACCTCTTAGCTGATGGGAGCCTCGGCGGTACGAGTCCAGTATTTACGAAGGTTGACGAAGAAGTTCGCGAAGATTTCAAGCAGGCCGTTGAATCGATTGGCGATGAATTCCTTGAGTTCGTCAATGATCAAGGCATCCCACAGGTGCGAGTGAAGGGTGGGCGTATTGGTCGCAATAATGTCTTGCGATTCATTCGAGAACATGGCATCGACGGCTTGCGATCTGGCGATAAATTCATTCCCGATTTTGTATTCGGTCTTCAACGAGAGCGAATGGCACTCTTTTTGAATCGCTTGTTTAGCTGTGATGGTTCGGTCGAAAAGAAAAAGGTCTCATACAGTTCGAAGTCAATTCGAATGGTGAGACAGGTTCAGCATCTGCTACTGCGATTTGGAATCGTCAGTCTCATGCGAGATCGATTTATCGATGGTGAGCTGTACGGCGCAGAGCTGTACATCGCCGCCAAAGAAGACATCTTGCGATTTCTGGACGACATCGGTGTATTTGGCGAGAAGCAAATCGCGGCTGAGCAACTTCGCCAAGGCTTATACTCCATTCGCGCCGCTTCAACACAGTTAGATCGTCAGGGGAACATACTTTTTGATCGCATCAAGAGTATTGTTCCATTGGGCACCGGTCGAATCTACGATCTCACAATTCCGGACACTCATAACTTCGTAGCCAACGACTTCGTCGTTCATAACTCGAGTTTTGCTTCCCAATTCCCGGAGGCGATGTTCTTCGAATGCGAGCCAGGTCTTAATCACTTGGAAGTGTTCAAGGTGCCAACCTATTCGTGGGAAACATTCCTGGAAGCTTGCAAACTCATCGCCAAGGGTGATCACAACTTCAAGACGTTGGTGATCGACACGGTCGACAACGCCTTCAAGATGTGCTCGGACTATGTCTGTGCCAAACATGGCATCGAGTACGAAGGGGACATGGGCCACGGCAAAGGCTGGGCTCTGGTCAAGAACGAATGGCATCGAGTACTGACGCGTTTGGCTAGTTTGCCATACGGCTTGATTCTCATTTCGCATGCCGTCGACAAGACAATTGAAACGCGAACCGGGGAATACACCAAAACGACCCCAAGCTTGCCTGATCGGGCTCGCAACGTTGTGTTGGGCCTAGTCGACATCATCCTCTACGGTGACTCGGTCTCGCGTAAGGACGCTGCAGGCAATCTTGTTGTCGATCGCGTGCTCCGAACCAAGCCGCATCCCACTTACGAAGCCGGCGATCGCACGGGTCGCTTGCCAGAAATGCTGCCACTGAGCTATGCCGCTTTCAATTCGGCATTCAGCGGCAACACATCAAATTCAACCGCACAGAGCCCTGCGCCCGGCAAAGGCTCTGCTGCGTCTTCTTCCAATCCGGGCAGCACCCCAGCAGGAAAGGCTGTTAAGTAA